One Solanum lycopersicum chromosome 2, SLM_r2.1 genomic region harbors:
- the LOC104645653 gene encoding ABC transporter G family member 31-like — translation MKRGGQVIYGGKLGEKSQTMVDYFQSIPGIPPIPSGYNPATWMLEISTPAAEERMGEDFAVIYRNSEQFRGVEALIKQLSVPPENSEPLKFTSIYSQGAFSQFRICLWKQNLVYWRSPTYNAVRLFFTTLSALILGSIFC, via the exons ATGAAACGTGGAGGACAAGTGATATATGGGGGGAAGCTTGGGGAGAAGTCACAAACTATGGTTGACTACTTTCAG AGTATTCCTGGGATACCCCCAATTCCTAGTGGTTACAATCCAGCAACCTGGATGCTTGAGATAAGTACGCCTGCTGCTGAAGAAAGGATGGGAGAAGATTTTGCAGTAATATACAGAAATTCGGAGCAGTTCAG gGGAGTGGAGGCCTTAATTAAGCAACTGAGCGTCCCGCCTGAGAACTCAGAACCTCTAAAGTTCACCAGCATATACAGTCAAGGTGCATTTTCTCAGTTTAGGATCTGTCTCTGGAAGCAAAATCTTGTGTATTGGAGAAGTCCGACTTATAATGCTGTTAGGTTGTTCTTTACAACGTTGAGTGCTCTGATTCTCGGTTCTATATTTTGTTGA